ATACATCTCGCGCTAGTCTTCTTTGCACATCACAGACGGAAACGCAACCTAACAGTTCCTACCATTTTATCGAGGATCCCCgacttcaaattataaaaagtgtTCACGCCGACTTTGTTCACAGCTAAACCATCAGCTATTGTCGTATCTAGTGGCAAAAATATGCGTTCATTTTTTTTCAGAGCTTCCACCATACTGCATGTTCTGTCTGTAACGATTCCCTGAAAAAACGAAGTTATcttagaaataaactttttgaacGGTCAAGtgaaagatattattttgtttactaatttttaatattaatggatATCCGATGGATTGGACCTGAGGCTTGctattacgaaaaaaataaacccATCACAACTTACATAGACTTCGGCATCAGGTTTGAGATGTTTCACAGCTATGGCGACGCCGGCCAGCAGACTGCCGCCGCCGCACGGCACTAGCACTGCATCCACCGCCGGCACCTGTTCCACTATTTCAATACCTATGGTACCCTGACCCTCTATGACGTTCGGGTGATCataactagataaaaaaaaacacgtattaCTCTAACTATtgaaaaagaaacgaaaaataattcatatattCAAATTCGAAATTAACAGATAGCACTCCCACACTTCACCGCTTGCTAGCTGTCGAGAAGAAACAGCTTTAAACATCTCTACAGCATACAAATTCTTGTGGAATGCAAATAAGGAATTGATTTATCTGTGTTGATGGACTTACCCGTTAACGTACACCATCTTCTTTTCCTTTGCCATGCTCATTGCAAAGAGTTTGCTCTCCGCCATGCTGTTTCCTTGCAGTATGACCTTCCCTCCCGTTTTCTCCGCCTTAGTCATTTTGGTGATGGGGGCGTGCACGGGCATCACCACCACGCTCGGGATGCCCATCTGCGCGGCGTGGTAGCTCAGAGCGATGGCGTGGTTGCCCGTACTGGCAGCTATTACGCCGTTCTTCCTCTGTTCTTCACTTAGCAACAACAAAGTGTTACGAACTCCTCGCTCCTTGAAACTATAATTGCGGCCCTTGTCAGAATCTTTTAGAAGTAATGCCAAGaagaaagaataataaaagattttaaagaatTCATTCAATGAACTGCAGTACAATAGATGTAACTGTGCATGACTGATTTAGACTCGTCGTTTAAATCGTTATTTTAtggagtaataataaaattgctaaAGTAAGACGTGATTGCAATTTATAATGTATATATAAAATATCGCCGTACCATCCTGTGTGTTGTAAAAATTCTTGCTTCATATACAGGTCCATCCCAAGTCTGGAGGACATGTGGCATCTCTAGATAATTAAAGGTGCAATTAGAATTGTTTCAACTCAAAAAACATTAGTTCTAACAAACTTTTAGACAACATTATCAAtatcgattatattatttttcgtttgcTCCCAATACAACAGCAAGTAGTGCTACGAGCCTACGAAACGCTAGGATTAAAGCTACGACTCTACGAAGTCACTTAGAAAACACACTGTATAATTCAAAAGTTGTCTGTTCCTATGAACTCTTGAAGCAACAGACCATACGTTCTACTGCTTTCCGAATAATTAGCAGCTCCAGAAATAAtgccattttaaaacaaatatcgcTGGTATTTAGCAGAATACAAGCCTGCTTTTTATAACTGGATGCAGTTGTACGTTAGGTGGAGTTCATATTATCATAAGCATGCCTCGTACCGGGCATGGTGTTCGAACGATTTGGCCCAAAATACGTTTCGACGCGGCCAATATGTCTTCATACTTGACTTTGCGGGGATTATCGGGGTCACAGAACTCGTCGTACTCTGGGTCCTGaaataacgtattttaaaacatcCGTTTTTTATAACAGAGATACGATACCTTTTCACTTTTCATGGTCAGTGAAATTTGACGTTTAATTTTGGACGAGTCGTAAAAAACTTACATCTTTACCCGCCATCTCAGATTatgtgattttaaatatttttatttcggctTTCCTGTATTTATGAGGACAtggtttactttaataattttgtttcatattgGTTATGTATTTGAAAAAGCCAACGTACTATCGGAACAGGCGTTATATTTgacaatttgaatttttactttcttttttattttcctgtGAAAGAAGGCCGTTCACTTGAGGCGTAAATATTTTCAGAGTTTGATATCACGTTATGAGGGGTTGATAGTTTCCAAAGTTTTTTCAAAGACATCCAAGCGCGGGTCTACTGTTATTTAGAGATTTCGTATGAAATAAGCAACACCTTCGTACGTCTTGTACCTAACGTTATGCTGTggttttgtatttctattttgtGAGTACATAAAGCTCGATCAAAATTCTTATAgtaggtgttttgtttttcttctaagTAATCGAACAACAAACAgactgagaaaaaataaaataaatgtttttggcTTCTGTTACCTTTTATATAGAGACCCTTAGAagtatttttcaagtttttatatttctatacaattttagaaaaagtaaagtttttttatatatatttattacttattaaaggcggccatcagacaggaatggcggcgtatagttaggcgagccactaacagctgaaatgacgaccacgaccactctgccaagagtgcaacgactaagaagaagaactataaattgttataaattgacAAACAGTTGTAGGAACAAACAGTGAGTATCCATgcacagtttatttttattgatcaacATCATTAGAAAATTGTTACATATCAcagatatttattgaaaaatcttacacactaatattagtaggtacatcactataaaattataaactcgAAAAGTTAAAATTCGAATAGTTGCAAGAGTCGTTAGTCTACTAATAGTattaataggtaggtacctatatgttTAGTAGTGTCGAAATGGGagatataaaagttaaaatttatttagattcctaaaggttttatttaaaaatatatttataaactacattttagataaacatagatgagttaaaaaaaaacaaaaaatcgggTTCCAATACAAATTCTTAAATCTCCCGAGAGcaggtaatgtaaataataaaaatcaagaacAATAGTATAGCTATGTTAAATTAGTTGATTGAAGTATACCTTCAAaactataacttaaaaaaaaatcgctaaaaATACACGTCAATGCGAGCAAAGTCACGGGCAGAACCTAgtaacatgtatgtatgtctttTAGTGAGACACGTCGTCAAGTGAGTCGGTGCTGTTGCGGCGCGGGTAGGCGTCGTACTCGCCGGCGAAGTCCCACTCGCGGTACGTGGTGGCGATCACCGCGCGCAGCTCCTCCAGGTGCTCCGGCCCGCGGGTCTCGCACACTACCTTGACCTGATGATACcaacaaatatttactattatacGTAGGCATACTTAGTATAAGCTTTTCTAAATCTGCACTAGGTACTTCTACATGAATGAATATAATGTTAGGTAAATGCCATGTTGAATTAGGGACcaaagatttgtttttcaaaatcgaATCCCATTAGACCTTTCACGCATTTTAGAATACTGCCGCcacttcttattttaatattcgatGTTAAAGCTAAAACACAAATGAGCAGATCTTACCCGAACACTGAATATATCACCGTGGACCCAAGCGCGTTCCTGTATGATATCCTTGATGGAGACGCCGGTAGAAGATATGAGCTTGCACAGTTCAGCGATGCCGCCGGGCCGGTCGCTCACCGTCACTTTGAACTTCACCAGCCGTTGCTCCGCCGCCAGTCCGCGCTCCAGACACCGGCCCAGTATCGTGGTGTCTATGTTACCACCCGACAGAATGCACACAACTCTGGAAACAATAGATTTTGTTtgattgcttttatttaattggAAGAAACTTTAATTGCTGTTCCGGACACGTTGTGAaaaagttttactatttttttcctGCCAAAACTAAGTAAATGAAGAAATCGCAAAATATAATCTCATTGCTGAATGTGAGAAACCtaataaattcgttttttttcgGCATAAAACTCTATATCCAAGTAAGCTTGAAAGTGTTAAGGGTCTTTCAATGATCGACGGATATATGCACGGGTCCATGGTGGTATTGTCGGGATACTAACTTCTTCCCGGCGAGCTCTGGCACCAGGCCAGCCATGATGGCCGCCACGCCAACGGCACCACCCCCCTCCACAACGTACTTCTCTTGCTCAATCAGCCGCAGGATAGCACGAGCGATCCAGTCTTCGTTCACAGTTAtctaaaaagcaaataattcattgaaatgaaactacttttacggattttatcgcggttttaattttagatttttgttcccgacgtttcgaaacctttgcaggtatcatggtcacgggcagactgagatggtgttcgtcttgacagaagatgttgctcgttctaccttcatattttaattaattatttgtggtccgaccacaaataattaattaaaatatgaaggtagaacgagcaacatcttctgtcaagacgaacaccatctcagtctgcccgtgaccatgatacctgcaaaggtttcgaaacgtcgggaacaaaaatctaaaattaaaaccgcgataaaatccgtaaaagtagtttcatttcaatgtctaacattcgcgtaaacctaagaaagcAAATAATTCTTTAGCCATTTGTATTTCGTTTTCAGTAAGTAGGTAATAACTACTTAGTAAATCACCACATGAATCCAAAAATACATAACTGGGCTCCTTTGCTCCCATTGTAATAGTCAAGTGAAATATAATACTAATAAGCATTTCAAAACGTCACTTTCTCGTCGTACTGGCATACAGCTGTCGGTCTATCATTCGGTTTGCTCACCATTCTGTCGACGATGGGCTTGACGGTGACGAAGGCATTGTATCCCACAGTGGGCACGGCAAGACCATCAGCGAGCGTCGACCTGATCTCCACGCTCACCGGCTCGTCTTGCTTCATGGCGTGCTGCATGCTCGGGCACTTCTCTGTCTCCACACCCTGTCATAAACACCGATGTTAAGTGCAACCTAGAAGAATTCAGAGG
The Trichoplusia ni isolate ovarian cell line Hi5 chromosome 23, tn1, whole genome shotgun sequence DNA segment above includes these coding regions:
- the LOC113504757 gene encoding uncharacterized protein LOC113504757 — protein: MAGKDDPEYDEFCDPDNPRKVKYEDILAASKRILGQIVRTPCPRCHMSSRLGMDLYMKQEFLQHTGCFKERGVRNTLLLLSEEQRKNGVIAASTGNHAIALSYHAAQMGIPSVVVMPVHAPITKMTKAEKTGGKVILQGNSMAESKLFAMSMAKEKKMVYVNGYDHPNVIEGQGTIGIEIVEQVPAVDAVLVPCGGGSLLAGVAIAVKHLKPDAEVYGIVTDRTCSMVEALKKNERIFLPLDTTIADGLAVNKVGVNTFYNLKSGILDKMVVVREDWVARALMHITDEERCVIEGAAATTVASIMAGLFPNLKGKKVVCVFSGGNIDTTTLTRALERGLVAEGRMVKFKVTVSDRPGGMSDLCTLMANVGVTMRDCVPERAWIRGDVFSCQLKVIVETKGWDHTKTLVEQIKKHYKDYFFQDINEHVDSNSGAKRGPCLAPNPVCMQK
- the LOC113504742 gene encoding uncharacterized protein LOC113504742 isoform X4 — translated: MERYKLGPATIEYDPMCDKEKPQRISFEDVSAAAFRIQSEIVKTPCVKSHMSTTFGMEIYLKNDFLQHTGSFKERGARNALLLLNKETKARGVISASLGNHSQALSFHANNLNIPATVVMPNVAPIMKIQKCRSYGANVIIHGHDMKEAKYHAMSLAKERGLTYINGYDHPHIMSGQGTVGLEIVEQVPDVDAVLVPVGGGGLLAGVATAIKHLKPHVLIYGVETEKCPSMQHAMKQDEPVSVEIRSTLADGLAVPTVGYNAFVTVKPIVDRMITVNEDWIARAILRLIEQEKYVVEGGGAVGVAAIMAGLVPELAGKKVVCILSGGNIDTTILGRCLERGLAAEQRLVKFKVTVSDRPGGIAELCKLISSTGVSIKDIIQERAWVHGDIFSVRVKVVCETRGPEHLEELRAVIATTYREWDFAGEYDAYPRRNSTDSLDDVSH
- the LOC113504742 gene encoding uncharacterized protein LOC113504742 isoform X3, which gives rise to MNRYLRASSTIEYDPMCDKEKPQRISFEDVSAAAFRIQSEIVKTPCVKSHMSTTFGMEIYLKNDFLQHTGSFKERGARNALLLLNKETKARGVISASLGNHSQALSFHANNLNIPATVVMPNVAPIMKIQKCRSYGANVIIHGHDMKEAKYHAMSLAKERGLTYINGYDHPHIMSGQGTVGLEIVEQVPDVDAVLVPVGGGGLLAGVATAIKHLKPHVLIYGVETEKCPSMQHAMKQDEPVSVEIRSTLADGLAVPTVGYNAFVTVKPIVDRMITVNEDWIARAILRLIEQEKYVVEGGGAVGVAAIMAGLVPELAGKKVVCILSGGNIDTTILGRCLERGLAAEQRLVKFKVTVSDRPGGIAELCKLISSTGVSIKDIIQERAWVHGDIFSVRVKVVCETRGPEHLEELRAVIATTYREWDFAGEYDAYPRRNSTDSLDDVSH